A window of Pelomonas sp. SE-A7 genomic DNA:
GACCGTCAACAGCCTGGGCATGCGCTTTGTGCGCATCCCGGCCGGCGAATTCCTGATGGGCAGCGAGGAGAGCGCCGAGTCCATGGCACGCGCCTATCCCCAGCTGCCGCGCGAGCGCTTCGAGCTGCTGAAGGACGAGGGGCCGGTCCACAAGGTCCGCATCACGCGCAGCTTCTGGTTGGGCCAGCACGAGGTCACGGTCGGACAGTTCCGCCGCTTCATCGAGGCCTCGGGCTATGTGCCCGAATCGGAAGCCGACGGCACCGGCGCCTATGGCTGGCGGCCCGACTACGACCCGGCCAAGACCCGCCGCGGCGACGCCTTCGAAGGCCGCGACAAGCGCTACTCCTGGCGCAATCCCGGCTTCGCCCAGGGCGAGGACCATCCGGTGGTCAACATCACCTGGAACGACGCCAAGGCCTTGGCCGACTGGCTCAGCAAGACCGAGGGCCGGCGCTACCGCCTGCCCACCGAGGCCGAATGGGAATACGCGGCCCGGGCCGGTACACGCAGCCGCTATCACAGCGGCGACGACCCGGCCGGCCTGCTGGCCGCCGCCAATGTGTTCGATGCCGACAGCGCCCGCCATTGGCCGCATTGGCAGGCCATGGCCCTGAAGGGCCGCGACGGCCATGTGTTCACCGCGCCGGTGGGCAGCTTCGCCGCCAACGCCTGGGGCCTGCACGACATGCACGGCAATGCCTGGGAATGGGTGTCCGACTGGCATGACGACGACTACTACAAGGTCTCGCCGGTGGACGATCCGCAGGGCCCGGCGGACGGCGGGGTCAAGGTCCGGCGCGGCGGCTCCTGGCACACTTGGGCCTTCTACGCCCGCTCCAGCTACCGCAACTGGAACGCGCCCGACACCCGCTATGTGCTGGTCGGCATGCGGTTGCTGCGCGAGACCCAGCCGGGAGAATGAATGACCTCCTGCAGGGGTCAGGCCAAGCGGACATACTCGGCGCCTCCTCTACCCATCCCGGGAGCCCTGACGATGAACAAGATCAAGACCTGGCTGGCCGCCGCCCTGGCCGCCGCCCTGGCCGCCGCCTCGCTGGCCGGCCCGGCCCTGGCCGACGACGGCCTCAAGGCAGCCATCGCCGGCAGCCACCGCTCGGCCGCCAACAGCGCGCGCGACAGCTGGCGCCATCCCTACGAGACGCTCGCGTTCTTCGGCATCAAGCCGGGCCAGACCGTGGTCGAGCTGGCCCCCGGCGGCGGCTGGTACACCGAGATCCTGGCGCCCTATCTGCGGCCGCAGGGCAAGCTGATCCTGGGTGCCGGCGTGGCCCCGTCGGCCCCCGCCAATGCCCAGGCCGGCGTCGAGCGGCTGCGCACCCGGCTGGCGGCCACGCCGGCGCTGTACGACAAGGTCAGCATCGGCGTCTTCGACGTGGCCCGCAGCGACATGAGCTTCGCGCCGCCGGCCAGCGTGGACCTGGTGCTCACCTTCCGCAACATCCACAACTGGGTGGGCCAGGGCGAGGACAAGGTGCAGGCTGTCTTCAACGGCGCCTTCGCCGCG
This region includes:
- a CDS encoding formylglycine-generating enzyme family protein is translated as MKSPVAALLCLLSFGAASAQTVNSLGMRFVRIPAGEFLMGSEESAESMARAYPQLPRERFELLKDEGPVHKVRITRSFWLGQHEVTVGQFRRFIEASGYVPESEADGTGAYGWRPDYDPAKTRRGDAFEGRDKRYSWRNPGFAQGEDHPVVNITWNDAKALADWLSKTEGRRYRLPTEAEWEYAARAGTRSRYHSGDDPAGLLAAANVFDADSARHWPHWQAMALKGRDGHVFTAPVGSFAANAWGLHDMHGNAWEWVSDWHDDDYYKVSPVDDPQGPADGGVKVRRGGSWHTWAFYARSSYRNWNAPDTRYVLVGMRLLRETQPGE
- a CDS encoding methyltransferase; this translates as MNKIKTWLAAALAAALAAASLAGPALADDGLKAAIAGSHRSAANSARDSWRHPYETLAFFGIKPGQTVVELAPGGGWYTEILAPYLRPQGKLILGAGVAPSAPANAQAGVERLRTRLAATPALYDKVSIGVFDVARSDMSFAPPASVDLVLTFRNIHNWVGQGEDKVQAVFNGAFAALKPGGVFGVVEHRLPADRKMDDKASTGYVPVAYVVQLAEKAGFKLAASSEVNANPKDKAEHENGVWALPPTYTNKDKDREKYMAIGESDRMTLKFVKP